The following are from one region of the Moritella sp. 24 genome:
- a CDS encoding protein YgfX, with protein MSQELKCSVTLRPSKYWLLLCITIHSGVLGLLLTWLTLIPLQLVYSVVIIALCFYHCRQHWLRRPRFIYFTNGYIQFDTGGELFAINQYSRSADLFIQLSYSSLNKQCRQSQSLYIMRDAIDDIDYRRLVRTIKILN; from the coding sequence TTGTCTCAAGAGTTAAAGTGTAGCGTCACGTTACGTCCATCTAAATACTGGTTGTTACTGTGTATAACGATACATAGTGGTGTACTTGGTTTGCTGCTTACTTGGCTAACCCTTATACCTTTACAATTGGTTTATTCCGTAGTCATTATTGCTTTGTGTTTTTATCACTGTCGGCAGCATTGGCTACGCCGTCCTCGTTTTATCTATTTTACCAATGGTTATATTCAATTTGATACGGGTGGAGAGTTATTCGCCATTAACCAATATTCACGTAGTGCCGACCTTTTTATTCAATTGAGTTATTCTAGTTTGAACAAACAATGTCGCCAGTCTCAGTCGTTATATATTATGCGAGATGCCATTGACGATATTGATTATCGTCGTTTAGTGCGCACCATCAAAATATTAAACTAA
- a CDS encoding CBS domain-containing protein codes for MTMQRVMNKMKINAPSIPCGTSLVAVVDLFTKYKINAVPVVNSENEVIGFVSESDCIQALISGSYHCDQPAIVNDVMTSNVVSVSPQDNIIDVAIRMTKDNFSIYPVVESRKLVGIISRGDILKVLAENNNQCSKVG; via the coding sequence ATGACTATGCAACGCGTAATGAATAAAATGAAAATTAATGCTCCGAGTATTCCCTGTGGTACGTCACTTGTCGCTGTCGTTGACTTATTTACTAAGTATAAGATTAATGCCGTGCCTGTTGTGAATTCTGAAAATGAAGTGATTGGTTTTGTCTCAGAGTCTGACTGTATACAAGCGCTAATTAGTGGCAGCTATCACTGTGATCAACCTGCGATTGTTAACGATGTAATGACGAGTAATGTTGTCAGCGTATCACCACAAGACAATATAATTGATGTCGCTATTCGTATGACCAAAGATAATTTTAGTATCTATCCTGTTGTTGAAAGTCGCAAGCTGGTGGGTATTATCAGTCGCGGTGATATTCTGAAAGTATTAGCAGAAAATAATAATCAATGTAGCAAAGTCGGTTAA
- the lysS gene encoding lysine--tRNA ligase — MTEQLQDENKLIAERRAKLDHIRTNCKANGHPNDFRVKHKSADLQAEFGEKSKEELIEMQHVVSIAGRIMAKRGPFLAIQDTTGRIQAYAAKDVQKAQKAELGGLDIGDIVGITGALNKSGKGDLYVEMTEYVLLTKALRPLPEKFHGLTDQEMRYRQRYVDLIVNAESRNAFIVRSKLVTAIRNFMVSKDYMEVETPMMHVIPGGATARPFITHHNALDQEMYLRVAPELYLKRLVVGGFDRVFEINRNFRNEGLSPRHNPEFTMMEFYQAYADYNDLMDFTEEMLSTVAVEVLGATSMPYGDETVEFGGKYTRISMLDAIKQYNPEHEVIQALTNEGVQDRELMVSIAKSLNMTVEKFWTCGQLLEEIFGETAEPQLIQPTFITGYPADISPLARRSDDNPFFTDRFEFFIGGREVANGFSELNDAQDQDERFKAQVNAKDAGDDEAMYYDADYITALEHGLPPTAGQGIGIDRLAMLFTNTHTIRDVILFPAMRPQANS; from the coding sequence ATGACTGAACAGTTACAAGATGAAAACAAACTGATTGCAGAACGTCGCGCGAAACTAGATCATATCCGCACAAACTGTAAAGCAAATGGCCACCCTAATGACTTCCGCGTAAAACATAAGTCGGCAGATTTACAGGCTGAATTTGGCGAAAAGTCAAAAGAAGAGCTGATTGAAATGCAGCACGTGGTAAGCATCGCAGGCCGTATCATGGCTAAACGTGGTCCTTTCCTTGCTATCCAAGATACAACGGGTCGTATTCAAGCATACGCTGCAAAAGATGTGCAAAAAGCACAAAAAGCAGAGCTTGGCGGTCTAGATATCGGTGATATCGTTGGTATTACTGGTGCGCTTAACAAGTCTGGTAAAGGCGATCTTTACGTTGAAATGACAGAATATGTGCTACTAACTAAAGCACTACGTCCATTACCAGAAAAATTCCACGGTCTAACTGACCAAGAAATGCGTTACCGTCAACGTTATGTTGATCTTATTGTAAATGCTGAATCGCGTAATGCATTCATCGTTCGTTCTAAGCTAGTAACAGCTATCCGTAACTTCATGGTATCAAAAGATTACATGGAAGTTGAAACGCCAATGATGCATGTGATCCCTGGTGGCGCAACAGCGCGTCCATTTATCACGCACCATAACGCACTTGATCAAGAAATGTATCTACGTGTAGCACCTGAACTATACCTTAAGCGTTTAGTTGTTGGTGGTTTTGATCGTGTATTCGAAATCAACCGTAACTTCCGTAACGAAGGTCTATCACCGCGTCACAACCCTGAATTCACTATGATGGAATTCTACCAAGCTTACGCTGATTATAATGATCTTATGGATTTCACTGAAGAAATGCTAAGTACTGTAGCGGTTGAAGTGTTAGGTGCTACATCTATGCCTTACGGTGATGAGACTGTTGAATTTGGTGGTAAATACACACGTATTAGCATGCTAGATGCAATCAAACAGTACAACCCTGAGCACGAAGTTATTCAAGCGTTGACTAATGAAGGTGTTCAAGATCGTGAATTAATGGTTTCTATTGCTAAATCATTAAACATGACTGTTGAGAAATTCTGGACTTGTGGTCAATTACTGGAAGAGATCTTTGGTGAAACTGCTGAACCACAACTGATTCAGCCTACATTCATCACTGGCTACCCAGCTGATATTTCGCCACTAGCACGTCGTAGCGATGACAACCCATTCTTCACTGACCGTTTTGAGTTCTTCATCGGCGGCCGTGAAGTTGCAAATGGTTTCTCTGAGCTTAACGATGCGCAAGATCAAGACGAACGTTTCAAAGCACAAGTAAACGCGAAAGATGCGGGTGATGATGAAGCGATGTACTACGATGCAGATTACATCACTGCACTAGAACATGGTTTACCGCCAACAGCAGGTCAAGGTATTGGTATCGACCGTCTAGCTATGTTATTTACGAATACACATACTATCCGTGACGTTATCCTATTCCCTGCTATGCGTCCGCAAGCAAATAGCTAA
- the xerD gene encoding site-specific tyrosine recombinase XerD, which translates to MEKIEIIEQFLDVMWHERGLSDNTLTSYRNDLNQYHHWLVQHKQQLLTVDRLEIQAFMASRFDLGYKASSTARQLSAIRRLYQYFYREQLRGDDPTALLISPKLPQRLPGDLSEAEVDALLAAPELDDPIQLRDKAMMELLYATGLRVSELVGLSMESMSLRQGLVRVTGKGGKERLVPMGEEAIYWTERFIDEGRATLLKGLTSDVVFPSRRGNFMTRQTFWHRLKHYSQVAGVTTHLSPHTLRHAFATHLLNYGADLRVVQMLLGHSDLSTTQIYTHVATARLEQLHSEHHPRA; encoded by the coding sequence TTGGAAAAGATTGAGATAATTGAACAGTTTTTAGATGTGATGTGGCATGAGCGCGGATTATCAGATAATACGTTGACGTCTTATCGTAATGACTTAAACCAATATCATCATTGGTTAGTGCAACATAAACAACAATTATTGACCGTTGACCGCCTTGAGATCCAAGCGTTCATGGCGAGTCGTTTTGACTTGGGCTATAAAGCCAGTAGCACTGCACGTCAGTTGAGTGCTATCCGTCGTCTTTATCAATACTTTTATCGTGAGCAATTACGTGGTGATGATCCAACGGCCTTACTTATCAGTCCCAAATTACCTCAGCGTTTACCCGGTGATTTATCCGAAGCGGAAGTCGATGCACTATTGGCTGCGCCTGAATTAGATGATCCAATCCAACTACGTGACAAAGCCATGATGGAGCTGTTATATGCAACGGGATTGCGGGTATCGGAACTTGTTGGCCTGAGTATGGAATCGATGAGTCTGCGACAAGGTTTAGTGCGTGTCACCGGTAAAGGTGGCAAGGAGCGTTTAGTACCTATGGGTGAAGAGGCTATTTATTGGACCGAACGCTTTATTGATGAAGGGCGTGCGACCTTATTGAAGGGCTTAACATCAGATGTGGTATTTCCATCAAGACGAGGCAATTTTATGACCCGTCAGACGTTCTGGCATCGCTTAAAGCATTATTCCCAAGTGGCAGGGGTGACAACTCATCTATCTCCTCATACATTACGCCATGCTTTTGCTACCCATTTATTGAACTATGGCGCAGACCTACGTGTCGTACAGATGTTATTGGGGCACAGCGATTTATCGACAACACAAATTTATACGCATGTTGCAACTGCGCGATTAGAGCAACTGCATAGTGAGCATCATCCTCGCGCGTGA
- the ygfZ gene encoding tRNA-modifying protein YgfZ, protein MTQFNKLTLSSTDTLPNVIVSELSQWGLMTATGEQRLSYLQGQLTCDLVGLEDQQTTWGGHCDPKGKLWSTFQVAKKGNSFYFIMRKDALAITQPELKKYAVFSKVELTDASAFCNLYGVAGEQAEQWLNKTFAITLGEEAVTHLPNGFVMRLIGETPRFLVLLQKSDASLQQISQHLAEAATDDGSFWDALDILAAAPIVSAEMSNVQIPQAFNLQAYDGISFKKGCYTGQETVARAKYRGTNKRAMAILTGATATDVNSGDNIELQLGENWRSSGKVNLSYRYSDGVQIISSVMPNNLEADSVFKITDNESTLAFMPLPYSLVEVD, encoded by the coding sequence ATGACGCAATTTAATAAACTGACCCTATCATCAACCGATACATTACCAAATGTGATCGTAAGCGAATTATCACAATGGGGATTAATGACGGCAACGGGTGAGCAGCGTTTAAGTTACTTACAAGGTCAATTAACCTGTGATCTGGTTGGTTTAGAAGATCAACAAACAACTTGGGGTGGTCATTGCGATCCCAAGGGCAAACTATGGTCAACATTCCAAGTTGCTAAAAAAGGCAATTCGTTTTATTTCATCATGCGTAAAGACGCATTAGCGATCACCCAGCCTGAACTAAAAAAATACGCGGTATTCTCAAAAGTAGAACTCACCGATGCCTCTGCATTTTGTAACCTTTACGGTGTCGCTGGCGAACAAGCAGAGCAGTGGTTGAATAAGACTTTTGCAATTACGTTAGGCGAAGAAGCTGTTACTCATTTACCGAATGGTTTTGTGATGCGACTTATTGGTGAAACCCCGCGCTTCTTAGTGTTATTACAAAAAAGTGATGCCTCGCTACAACAGATCAGCCAACACTTAGCTGAAGCTGCAACCGATGATGGTTCATTCTGGGATGCCCTTGATATCTTAGCAGCAGCACCGATTGTGAGTGCTGAAATGAGTAACGTACAGATCCCACAAGCATTCAATCTACAAGCATATGATGGCATTAGCTTTAAGAAAGGTTGCTACACAGGACAAGAAACTGTCGCTCGCGCTAAATACCGTGGTACCAACAAACGTGCGATGGCGATCTTAACTGGCGCGACAGCGACTGACGTAAACAGTGGTGATAATATTGAATTACAACTGGGTGAGAACTGGCGTAGTAGCGGTAAAGTAAACTTAAGCTACCGTTATAGCGATGGCGTGCAAATCATTTCGAGTGTTATGCCAAATAACCTTGAAGCAGATAGCGTGTTTAAAATTACCGATAACGAATCAACATTAGCCTTCATGCCATTGCCTTATTCATTAGTAGAAGTAGATTAA
- a CDS encoding succinate dehydrogenase assembly factor 2, producing MTKLDSKARLRWACRRGMLELDVLFRPFVDEAYDDLSDEDKFIFQRLLEGEDPQLFAWAMGHEKCEDPELAYMMDKIVSRVKV from the coding sequence ATGACTAAGTTAGATTCAAAAGCACGTTTACGTTGGGCTTGTCGTCGTGGCATGCTTGAATTAGATGTATTATTTCGTCCGTTTGTGGATGAAGCTTATGATGATTTATCAGACGAAGATAAATTTATTTTTCAACGCTTGTTAGAAGGCGAAGATCCACAATTATTTGCTTGGGCAATGGGCCATGAAAAGTGTGAAGATCCAGAATTAGCCTACATGATGGATAAAATTGTCTCAAGAGTTAAAGTGTAG
- the dsbC gene encoding bifunctional protein-disulfide isomerase/oxidoreductase DsbC gives MLKKILITAMAAGLVGSFVLGVSGASAQKVSTPAAITPTEQVSTNIASSAEQQDISRLLAAKLNFKVSSVSDSVIPGLFEVVTEQGIFYVNADASNLIQGSLYQVDENGVTDLTEQAMGKVRQQAMQKFADDTINYPAENEKYSITVFTDINCGYCRKLHNEIAQLNKLGVSVKYLAFPRGGLNSKTYQDMASIWCAENSAEAMNNAKRGGKVVPEMCTNTVAQQYDLGRRLGVTGTPAIVFDNGQMQPGYVPANQLISILEKMDKS, from the coding sequence ATGTTAAAGAAAATATTAATTACAGCAATGGCTGCAGGTTTAGTTGGTAGTTTTGTATTAGGTGTCAGTGGTGCATCTGCGCAAAAGGTGAGTACACCTGCTGCGATCACACCGACAGAACAGGTATCTACAAATATAGCCTCATCAGCGGAACAGCAAGATATTTCACGTCTATTAGCCGCGAAGCTTAACTTTAAAGTGAGCAGTGTGAGCGATAGTGTTATCCCAGGGTTGTTTGAAGTAGTGACTGAGCAAGGTATTTTTTACGTTAATGCCGATGCCTCTAATCTTATTCAGGGTTCGCTTTATCAAGTTGATGAGAACGGCGTTACGGATTTAACAGAACAAGCAATGGGTAAAGTACGTCAACAGGCAATGCAAAAATTTGCTGACGATACGATTAATTACCCTGCTGAAAATGAAAAGTATTCAATCACTGTGTTCACCGATATTAATTGTGGCTACTGCCGTAAGTTACATAACGAAATAGCACAGCTTAATAAATTGGGTGTTAGTGTTAAATACTTAGCCTTCCCACGCGGTGGTTTAAACTCTAAAACGTATCAAGACATGGCTTCTATTTGGTGTGCTGAAAACAGTGCTGAAGCGATGAATAATGCGAAACGTGGTGGTAAAGTTGTACCTGAAATGTGTACAAATACCGTTGCACAGCAATATGACCTTGGTCGACGTTTAGGGGTGACTGGTACCCCAGCGATTGTCTTTGACAATGGACAAATGCAACCGGGTTATGTACCTGCTAACCAGCTTATTAGTATTCTAGAAAAGATGGATAAATCTTGA
- the hflC gene encoding protease modulator HflC: MNQLKAVILVLVLLLGFSSFFVVNEGERALVVRFGKVLKTDDAAKVYLPGLNFKVPFIDSIRVLSSRLQTLDGQADRFVTSEKKDLIIDSYVKWRIEDFETFYLATNGGNFLQAESLLQRKITNGLRNEIGNRTIKDIVSGQRGQVMETALKRMARSSELGILVEDVRIKQINLPQEVSNSIFQRMSAERHAVAKEHRSQGYEQAEILKAEVDAKVTVMLADANRLARQLRGEGDAKAARIYADTYNKDAEFYGFLRSLEAYSKSFSSKSDVLVVSPESDFFNYMKGTSLK, encoded by the coding sequence ATGAATCAATTAAAAGCAGTTATTTTAGTACTTGTGCTATTACTTGGTTTTTCATCTTTCTTCGTGGTAAATGAAGGTGAACGTGCACTCGTTGTTCGTTTTGGTAAAGTTCTTAAAACGGATGATGCAGCGAAGGTTTACCTTCCTGGTTTGAACTTTAAAGTACCATTTATTGATTCGATTCGTGTATTAAGCTCTCGCTTACAAACACTTGATGGCCAAGCTGACCGTTTCGTTACGTCTGAAAAGAAAGATTTAATTATCGATTCTTACGTGAAATGGCGTATTGAAGACTTTGAAACATTTTACCTTGCAACGAATGGCGGTAACTTCCTTCAAGCTGAGTCTTTACTACAACGTAAAATTACCAATGGTCTACGTAATGAGATCGGTAACCGTACAATTAAAGATATTGTTTCAGGCCAACGTGGTCAGGTAATGGAAACAGCATTGAAACGTATGGCACGTTCGTCAGAGCTAGGTATCCTAGTTGAAGATGTACGTATTAAGCAGATCAACTTACCGCAGGAAGTAAGTAACAGTATCTTCCAACGTATGAGTGCAGAGCGTCATGCTGTAGCGAAAGAACACCGTTCGCAAGGTTATGAGCAAGCTGAAATCTTAAAAGCAGAAGTGGATGCGAAAGTAACCGTTATGCTTGCTGATGCAAATCGTTTAGCACGTCAACTACGTGGTGAAGGTGATGCGAAAGCAGCGAGAATTTATGCTGACACATACAATAAAGATGCTGAGTTCTATGGCTTCTTACGTAGTCTAGAAGCGTACTCTAAGAGCTTTAGCAGTAAGTCTGATGTATTAGTTGTTTCTCCTGAGAGTGACTTCTTTAATTACATGAAAGGCACTTCGTTAAAATAG
- the fldB gene encoding flavodoxin FldB, with amino-acid sequence MKIGLYYGSTTFYTTMAAEKIQAEIGEELVDLHDIKDTGFTDIETYDVVLFGISTWDYGELQEDWGDLWSDIAGINLAGKTVALFGLGDQVNYSEWFLDAMGMLFDELQGKGIHFIGQWPNEGYEFVASKALTEDESQFLGLALDEDSQYDQTDERISAWTLQVLEQIEAHYS; translated from the coding sequence ATGAAAATCGGTTTATATTACGGCTCTACTACTTTTTATACCACCATGGCTGCGGAAAAGATCCAAGCTGAAATTGGTGAAGAACTTGTCGACTTACATGACATTAAAGACACGGGTTTTACTGATATAGAAACCTATGATGTCGTTCTATTTGGTATTTCAACTTGGGATTACGGTGAACTTCAAGAAGACTGGGGCGACCTATGGTCTGATATTGCAGGAATTAACCTGGCTGGTAAAACAGTTGCGCTATTTGGTCTTGGTGATCAAGTTAACTATAGCGAATGGTTTCTTGACGCAATGGGGATGCTATTTGACGAACTGCAAGGCAAAGGCATTCACTTTATCGGTCAATGGCCAAATGAAGGTTATGAATTTGTCGCATCAAAAGCATTAACAGAAGACGAGAGTCAATTCTTAGGCTTAGCACTCGATGAAGACAGTCAGTACGACCAGACTGATGAACGTATTTCAGCTTGGACATTGCAAGTGTTAGAGCAAATTGAAGCGCACTATTCGTAA
- the recJ gene encoding single-stranded-DNA-specific exonuclease RecJ, protein MNKQIKRRENVDSGGISAAVPALLRQIYASRGVKTDQELDKGAKNLLRPNQLKGMSEACALLVTALEQNQRIIIVGDFDADGATSTALSMLGFKMLGYRNVDFLVPNRFEFGYGLSPEIVDLAATNGAQVIMTVDNGISSIAGVAAAKALGIKVLVTDHHLPGAEAPDADAIVNPNQHGCTFPSKNLAGVGVAFYVMLALRGALREQDWFAKQGLAEPNLACLLDIVALGTVADVVPLDANNRILVHQGLQRIRADKCRPGIKALIEIANRNQAQLCASDLGFALGPRLNAAGRLDDMSVGVATLLCEDLNNARRFAGELDSLNEERKEIESSMQQEALSILKSVDFDAGQVPFGICLFQDDWHQGVVGLVASRIKERFHRPVIAFADAGEGEIKGSARSIPGLHLRDVLELLDTRNPGMILKFGGHAMAAGLSLRLDCYEEFTNQFNTLVQELLTEEQLTGVVLSDGELPSSDLSLPTAELIKEAAPWGQMFPEPIFDGIFRLREQRLVGKKHLKMMLEPELGGPLVDAIAFNVDLEVWPDASVQKIELAYKLDVNEFRGKRSLQFMVEHLQPLR, encoded by the coding sequence TTGAACAAACAAATTAAACGTCGCGAGAACGTCGATAGTGGCGGCATATCAGCAGCAGTACCTGCGTTATTACGTCAAATTTATGCAAGTCGTGGCGTGAAGACGGATCAAGAATTAGATAAGGGGGCGAAGAACTTATTACGCCCTAATCAGCTTAAAGGCATGAGCGAAGCATGTGCATTATTAGTCACCGCGTTAGAACAAAATCAACGCATTATTATTGTGGGTGATTTTGATGCTGACGGCGCAACAAGTACTGCGTTGTCGATGCTTGGTTTCAAAATGTTGGGCTATCGTAATGTTGATTTCTTAGTACCAAACCGTTTTGAATTTGGCTATGGTTTAAGTCCTGAAATTGTTGATCTTGCCGCGACAAATGGTGCGCAAGTGATCATGACTGTGGATAATGGTATCTCGAGTATTGCGGGTGTTGCTGCGGCAAAAGCGCTTGGCATCAAAGTGCTCGTGACCGATCACCATCTACCGGGTGCTGAAGCGCCAGATGCTGACGCGATCGTTAACCCTAATCAGCATGGATGTACATTTCCAAGTAAAAATTTGGCGGGTGTAGGTGTTGCCTTCTACGTTATGCTGGCATTGCGCGGTGCATTACGTGAGCAAGATTGGTTTGCGAAACAAGGATTAGCTGAGCCTAATTTAGCTTGTTTACTGGATATTGTTGCATTAGGTACAGTGGCTGATGTTGTGCCTTTAGATGCAAATAATCGTATTTTGGTGCATCAAGGTTTACAGCGTATTCGTGCTGATAAATGCCGTCCAGGTATTAAAGCCTTGATCGAAATTGCTAACCGAAATCAAGCGCAACTGTGCGCAAGTGATCTGGGTTTTGCATTAGGACCTCGATTGAATGCAGCAGGTCGCTTAGATGACATGTCAGTTGGTGTTGCGACGTTATTATGTGAAGACCTCAATAACGCACGTCGTTTTGCTGGCGAGCTTGATAGCCTTAATGAAGAACGTAAAGAAATTGAAAGTTCGATGCAGCAAGAAGCATTATCGATACTAAAAAGTGTTGATTTTGATGCTGGACAAGTTCCTTTTGGTATCTGTTTGTTTCAAGATGATTGGCACCAAGGTGTTGTTGGTTTAGTTGCTTCTCGTATCAAAGAACGCTTCCATCGTCCGGTTATTGCTTTTGCTGATGCTGGAGAAGGTGAGATCAAGGGCTCGGCACGTTCAATTCCTGGTTTACACTTACGCGATGTTTTAGAGCTGCTTGATACTCGAAATCCGGGCATGATTCTTAAGTTTGGTGGTCATGCAATGGCAGCAGGCTTGTCTCTACGCCTTGATTGTTATGAAGAGTTTACAAATCAGTTTAATACATTGGTACAAGAGTTGTTAACGGAAGAACAGCTAACTGGTGTGGTATTAAGTGATGGTGAATTACCAAGTTCGGATCTTTCACTGCCAACGGCTGAGTTAATTAAAGAAGCTGCGCCATGGGGACAAATGTTTCCTGAGCCGATCTTTGATGGTATTTTTAGATTACGCGAACAACGCCTTGTTGGTAAAAAGCATTTAAAAATGATGCTGGAACCAGAGTTAGGTGGGCCACTCGTTGATGCCATCGCTTTTAATGTTGATTTAGAAGTGTGGCCTGATGCGTCGGTACAAAAAATTGAACTTGCTTATAAACTGGATGTAAATGAGTTCCGTGGTAAACGTAGCTTGCAGTTTATGGTTGAGCATTTACAGCCATTACGTTAA
- the prfB gene encoding peptide chain release factor 2 (programmed frameshift), with amino-acid sequence MFEVNPVLNKLKELGERAELLRGYLDYDASKERLEEVTAELESSEVWNDPKRAQELGKERASLELVVKTIDDLGTGCDDVEGLVELAVEAEDEETFAEAEHEIIGLEAQLAKLEFRRMFSGKQDSNDCYLDIQSGSGGTEAQDWANMLLRMFLRWGEAHKFKVDLIEVSDGDVAGIKGATIRLGGEYAYGWLRTETGVHRLVRKSPFDSSGRRHTSFASVFVYPEIDDSIEIDLNPSDLRIDVYRASGAGGQHVNTTESAVRITHLPTNLVVQCQNDRSQHKNKDAAMKQMRAKLFEYEMQKQNAEKQIAEDAKSDIGWGSQIRSYVLDDSRVKDLRTGVETRNTQAVLDGDLDKFIEASLKSGL; translated from the exons ATGTTTGAAGTAAATCCAGTATTAAATAAATTAAAGGAGCTAGGCGAACGCGCTGAGCTGCTTCGGGGGTACCTT GACTACGATGCCAGTAAAGAGCGTCTAGAAGAGGTAACTGCGGAATTAGAGTCATCAGAAGTATGGAATGATCCTAAGCGAGCACAAGAATTAGGTAAGGAACGCGCGTCATTAGAATTGGTTGTAAAAACGATTGATGATCTAGGCACGGGTTGTGATGATGTTGAAGGCTTGGTTGAACTGGCAGTTGAAGCTGAAGACGAAGAAACATTTGCAGAAGCTGAACATGAAATTATCGGTTTGGAAGCACAGCTTGCTAAGCTTGAGTTTCGTCGTATGTTTTCTGGCAAACAAGATTCAAATGATTGCTACCTTGATATCCAATCTGGCTCAGGCGGTACTGAAGCTCAGGATTGGGCAAACATGCTACTACGTATGTTCTTACGATGGGGTGAGGCACACAAATTTAAAGTTGATCTGATCGAAGTATCAGACGGCGATGTAGCCGGAATCAAAGGTGCGACTATCCGTTTGGGTGGTGAGTACGCTTATGGTTGGTTACGTACCGAAACGGGTGTTCACCGTTTAGTGCGTAAATCACCATTTGATTCAAGTGGCCGTCGTCATACATCATTTGCCTCTGTATTTGTATATCCAGAGATTGATGACAGCATTGAGATTGATTTAAATCCATCGGACTTACGTATTGATGTATACCGTGCTTCTGGCGCGGGTGGTCAGCACGTAAATACAACAGAATCAGCGGTACGTATTACTCACTTACCAACCAATCTTGTTGTACAATGCCAGAATGATCGCTCTCAGCATAAGAATAAAGATGCAGCGATGAAACAAATGCGAGCGAAATTGTTTGAGTATGAAATGCAAAAACAAAACGCTGAAAAACAAATCGCAGAAGACGCTAAGTCAGATATCGGTTGGGGCAGTCAGATCCGTTCATACGTTCTGGATGACTCACGCGTAAAAGATTTACGTACTGGTGTTGAAACACGCAACACACAAGCCGTTTTAGACGGTGATTTAGACAAATTTATTGAAGCCAGCCTGAAATCAGGCCTGTAA